A stretch of DNA from Sphingomonas sp. SORGH_AS_0879:
GCCCCGCGCCCGGATGCGCGGCGCGGGATAGCCGATCCGCGCGAGCGCCGCCGCGATGGCGGGCTCGGCGGCGGCCAGCGCGTCCATGCTTTGGCGAATCTGTTCGGCGCTCAGCCCCATGATGCTTGATCCGTGCGTTGAGGATCGGCAGAGCCGCTACCGACAAGGAGAATGGACATGCCCAAGCTTATCGTCATGACCCGCGACGGGGAAGAACGCGAAATCGACGGCGAGGCCGGTCTGTCGGTGATGGAAGTCATCCGCGACGCAGGCGTAGACGAGTTGCTGGCGCTGTGCGGCGGATGCTGCTCCTGCGCGACATGCCATGTGCATGTCGATCCGGCATTCGCGGGCACGTTGCCCGCGATCGGACCGGACGAAGACGACCTGCTCGATTCGACCAGCGAGCGGGATGCGACCTCGCGCCTGTCGTGCCAGTTGCCCTTCGGTGCGGCACAGGACGGGATGCGCGTGCGGATCGCGGCAGAGGACTGATCGGGCATTTCGCGAGAACGCGGGGGGCGGGGCGATGGCCCCGCCTCTTTTTTGCGCCGGGGCCCGGACGGAACGGCGTAACTTGGGCTCGCAGCCTCCTCGGAGTTTTTGTTCGCGCGGAGGCGCGGAGATGTCCGGTATAGGGCCAGCGAAGGCCGCCCTCGCGACCGGGAGACTTTGCGGCGGCCGACAGGGCTGGAGAGGCCTTGCGGCCGGATTCACAATCTCCGCGCCTCCGCGTCTCCGCGCGAACCACATGCCCATGGCCTTCGACTGCGCTCAGGCTGAACGGAGGCTGGGAGCGGATCTTCTGGAACCTACCCGCCCCGAATACCCCGCCAACACGACCGACAGCCGTTCACGCTGAGCGAAGTCGAAGCGCACGCCCGGCGCTTGCCCCAAACCCCTCTGCGCCCTCCGCGCCTCTGCGCGAACGAAAAGGCGGCAGGACCACCCCCGCCGCCCTCACAAATCACCGCGCCGCCACCGCGTACAGCGCGATCGCCGCCGCGTTGGAGACGTTCAGGCTCTCCACCTTCGGGCTGATCGGCAGCTTGGCGAGTTCGTCGCAATGCGCCTCGGTATTCTGCCGCATCCCCTCGCCCTCCGCGCCCAGCACGATGCAGATGCGCTGCGTCCCCATCGCCTGCGCCAGCGTCTGATTGGCATGGCCGGTCAGGCCGATGCGCCAGAAGCCCGCTTCCGCGATCTCCTCCAGCGCGCGCGCCAGGTTCACCACGCGAATCCACGGCACCGTCTCCAGCGCGCCGCTGGCCGAGCGGGCGACCGTGCCCGATTCGGGCGGCGCGTGCCGGTCCTGGGTCACGATGCCCAACGCGTCGAACGCCGCCGCCGAACGCAGGATCGCACCGACATTGTGCGGGTCGGTCACCTGGTCGAGCACCACCAGCGGCCGCTGGTCATCCTGCCCCTCGTGCAGCAGGTCGCCCAGCCACATATCCTCCAGCGGATCGACTTCGGCCACCAATCCCTGATGCGGCGCATCGGCGGGGACCAGGCGCCCCAGATCGGCCGCATCGGCATAGGTGATCGGCACCACCGGCGGCAGGTCGAGCGCGGCCAGCGCCTCGCGCGTGCCCCAGATCTTTCGCACCGTGCGGTTGGGGTTGGCGAGCGCCGCCGTCACCGCATGCCGTCCCCAAAAGCGTGGGCGGTTGGAAGAAGCCTGGCTGGGGCGATGTCCTCGGCGTGCCATCAGTCGTCATTGTCCGTATAGTCGAAGGGCTTGGTCGTTGCCGGTTGGGTCGGAACCGGCGGACGTGGCAATGCCTTGTCCGCATTCGCCGCCGCGAGCAAGACCCCCGCGAGCACGACCGAGACCTGGCGCATGTCGTCGCCCTTCAAATGGTCGAAGGTATCGGCCGAACTGTGATGGATGCGGCTGCCATAATCCAGCGGGTCCTGGATGAACTGGAACCCCTGCACGCCGACCGCCTGCATGAAGACATGGTCGGTGCCGCCGGTGGTCCGCTGCACGACATTGCCCGCCCCCATCGCGGCATAGGGCGACAGCCATTCCTTGAGCATCGGCACCGCCGCCGGGTTGTTCTCGGCATAGATTCCGCGCAGCTTGCCCGAGCCATTGTCGATGTTGAAGTACGCGGCAAGGTCGCCGTAACCGGGCTTGGGGCTAATCGGCCAGCGATTGGTCCAGCCATAATAGCGCTTCAGGCCCGACTGCGGCGCATCGCCCGGCCGCCCGCGCGTCGCCAGATGCTGCTCGACATAGGCCATGGAGCCGAGAATGCCCTGCTCCTCACCCGACCAGAGCGCGAAGCGGATGGTGCGTTTCGGCCGCTGGCCGGTGGCGGCGAGGATACGCGCGGCTTCCATCACCATCGCGCTGCCCGCCGCATTGTCCGCCGCGCCGTCGCCCGCGACCCAGCTATCGAGATGCGCGCCCGCCATCACATAGCCGGCCTTGGGGTCCGTACCGGGAATCTCGGCGATGATGTTGTAGGCATTCTCGTCGCTGTCATCGTAGCGGACGTCGCTGAGCACCTCGATGGTCGGCGCGGGGCCAGCCTTGGCCAACCGGGCGAGGCGTCGATAATCCTCGGCGGCCAGTTCGATGCCCGGCACGGCGGGCGTCTCGCCGCGCCCGAACAGATAGCCTTCACCGTGCAGCAGCTTGCCGTCGCGATAGCTCTGGGTGACATAGGCGACCGCGCCCTCGGCCTTCAGGAACGCGTCCAGCTTCTGCGAGAAGTCGAGCCGCTTCAACCGGCGGTCGGCGGTTTCGGGATCATGCTCGGGCTGGACGTACACGTCGAGCTTGGCGATGTCCTCGCCCGACAGGCGGCGGAAGGGCGCGGTGCCGGGTTCGTCGCCGGTGCCGGGCATCGACACCATCACGATCCTGCCGCGCAACTGCCCCCGAAACTTGTCGAAATCGCGCTCCCGCTTCATCGGCGCGACGATCACGGGGGCGGTGACCGCGCCGTTGGTGGCGGGCGTCCAGGCGATGGGAATCGCGGTCAGTTGCAGCGGGCGGGGCGAGACCATCCGCACGCTCGCCCGCTCGATCGACCAGCCGCGTCCGAAAGGAAAACCCTCCTTATGAACGTTCTTCAGCCCCCATTGGCGGAACCGCTCGGCGGTCCAGCCCTCGGCGGCGCGCATCGCGGGGCTGTTGGTCATGCGCGGGCCGATCACATCGGTCAGATGCTGCGCGGTCTGCATGACCTGACTGTGGTTCATGCCCTCGTCGATGATGCGATTGGCGGCGCTGCGGTCCTGCGCGGTGGCAGTGGCGACAGGCAGCAAGGCGATCGCCGCGACGGCGGCGAGCAAGGAAACGCGCATAGGAAACGAAACCCCGGTTGGACTGATATTGGGTCAGAGGCTATGTCCCGATCCCGCGCGATGCAAGCAACCGGATCAAGCGGGGAGGCGCGAAAACCCGCAAAACGGCGTTGACAGCCGCGTTCAGCTTCGGCATTGGGCCCGCCTCGCTCCGGTGGAGCGACACCCCGGAAGGGTGGCCGAGTGGTTAAAGGCAGCAGACTGTAAATCTGCCCGCGTGAGCGTACACTGGTTCGAATCCAGTCCCTTCCACCATCCCCGCCCATCGGCTAGGGTCGATCACGGCGCTGGATATTGAGCGGGTATAGCACAATGGTAGTGCAGCAGCCTTCCAAGCTGAATACACGGGTTCGATTCCCGTTACCCGCTCCAACCACCTGACATCCCGCTCGTCCTTCCTGATCGACATTAGGCACCGGGTGCTTGACGCTTACGTCAGGTCACGCCAGTCCGCCCCGTTCCCACAAGATGAGAAAGAGTGAAGCGACATGGCATCGGTCAATTTCGACATTCCCCATGAACTGGGTCATGCCGAGGCGCGTCGCCGGATCGAACAGGGACTGCCCAAGCTGGAATCCAAGATTCCCGGCGGTGGCCAGGTGATCTCCGAATGGGCCGCCGACGACCGGCTGATGCTGACCATCATCGCCATGGGCCAGACGGTGAAGGCGGACATGAACATCGCCGACCGCGCGATCTCCGGCACCGTCGCGATCCCGATGATGCTGTCGATGATGGCCGGACCCATCGGCGAATTCGTGAAGACCAGCGCGGAGAAGATGCTGGCGAAGGCCTGATCTTACGTCCCTCCCTGCCTGGATTCCTCCGCGAACTCATACATCACCCCCTCGGCGGGGGCCGGGGTGGTATATGCTTTTGGGCAACGGACCTTCTTTCGCAGAGGAACGATCGGGAGGAAAGCGATCCGGACACTTCCCCCTTGCCCCGAGCCGCCC
This window harbors:
- a CDS encoding polyhydroxyalkanoic acid system family protein; its protein translation is MASVNFDIPHELGHAEARRRIEQGLPKLESKIPGGGQVISEWAADDRLMLTIIAMGQTVKADMNIADRAISGTVAIPMMLSMMAGPIGEFVKTSAEKMLAKA
- a CDS encoding M20/M25/M40 family metallo-hydrolase — protein: MRVSLLAAVAAIALLPVATATAQDRSAANRIIDEGMNHSQVMQTAQHLTDVIGPRMTNSPAMRAAEGWTAERFRQWGLKNVHKEGFPFGRGWSIERASVRMVSPRPLQLTAIPIAWTPATNGAVTAPVIVAPMKRERDFDKFRGQLRGRIVMVSMPGTGDEPGTAPFRRLSGEDIAKLDVYVQPEHDPETADRRLKRLDFSQKLDAFLKAEGAVAYVTQSYRDGKLLHGEGYLFGRGETPAVPGIELAAEDYRRLARLAKAGPAPTIEVLSDVRYDDSDENAYNIIAEIPGTDPKAGYVMAGAHLDSWVAGDGAADNAAGSAMVMEAARILAATGQRPKRTIRFALWSGEEQGILGSMAYVEQHLATRGRPGDAPQSGLKRYYGWTNRWPISPKPGYGDLAAYFNIDNGSGKLRGIYAENNPAAVPMLKEWLSPYAAMGAGNVVQRTTGGTDHVFMQAVGVQGFQFIQDPLDYGSRIHHSSADTFDHLKGDDMRQVSVVLAGVLLAAANADKALPRPPVPTQPATTKPFDYTDNDD
- the rlmB gene encoding 23S rRNA (guanosine(2251)-2'-O)-methyltransferase RlmB, with protein sequence MARRGHRPSQASSNRPRFWGRHAVTAALANPNRTVRKIWGTREALAALDLPPVVPITYADAADLGRLVPADAPHQGLVAEVDPLEDMWLGDLLHEGQDDQRPLVVLDQVTDPHNVGAILRSAAAFDALGIVTQDRHAPPESGTVARSASGALETVPWIRVVNLARALEEIAEAGFWRIGLTGHANQTLAQAMGTQRICIVLGAEGEGMRQNTEAHCDELAKLPISPKVESLNVSNAAAIALYAVAAR
- a CDS encoding 2Fe-2S iron-sulfur cluster-binding protein codes for the protein MPKLIVMTRDGEEREIDGEAGLSVMEVIRDAGVDELLALCGGCCSCATCHVHVDPAFAGTLPAIGPDEDDLLDSTSERDATSRLSCQLPFGAAQDGMRVRIAAED